The proteins below come from a single Desulfovibrio aminophilus genomic window:
- a CDS encoding response regulator: MSGNGVRERASGVRVLLVDDEAGFLETLKKRLARRGLEAETAGSGEAALEVLARVPEIDVVLLDVKMPGMDGIEALQRIKAARPLVEVILLTGHATLEGAVDGMRLGAFDYLMKPCEMDDLLAKVFEAKARKAELEGRVAGAGGTP; encoded by the coding sequence GTGAGCGGGAACGGAGTTCGGGAGCGCGCCTCCGGCGTGCGCGTCCTTTTGGTTGACGACGAGGCCGGGTTTCTGGAAACCTTGAAAAAGCGGCTGGCCCGGCGCGGCCTCGAAGCCGAAACCGCCGGAAGCGGCGAGGCGGCCCTGGAGGTTCTGGCCCGGGTTCCGGAAATCGACGTGGTGCTCCTGGACGTGAAGATGCCCGGCATGGACGGCATCGAGGCCCTGCAGCGGATCAAGGCCGCGCGGCCCCTGGTGGAGGTCATCCTGCTCACCGGCCACGCCACCCTGGAAGGCGCGGTGGACGGCATGCGCCTGGGCGCCTTCGACTACCTGATGAAGCCCTGCGAGATGGACGACCTGCTGGCCAAGGTCTTCGAGGCCAAGGCCCGCAAGGCCGAGCTGGAGGGCCGGGTCGCCGGGGCCGGAGGGACGCCGTGA
- a CDS encoding response regulator, with protein sequence MSAGAVRVLLVDDEAGFTSVLKKRLERRGYAVSVALSGAEALRTLRGNDFEVAVVDLKMRDMDGLEILDVFRKMVPEMPVVMLTGHGSEASAREGLDRGAFDFLLKPCELEDLMEKLNAAVGERGEGA encoded by the coding sequence GTGAGCGCGGGGGCCGTGCGCGTGCTCCTGGTGGACGACGAGGCCGGGTTCACCAGCGTGCTCAAGAAGCGGCTGGAGCGCCGGGGCTATGCCGTGAGCGTGGCCCTGAGCGGAGCGGAGGCGCTGCGGACCCTGCGCGGCAACGATTTCGAGGTGGCCGTGGTGGACCTCAAGATGCGCGACATGGACGGCCTGGAGATTCTCGACGTGTTCCGCAAGATGGTCCCGGAAATGCCGGTGGTCATGCTCACGGGCCACGGATCGGAGGCCTCGGCCCGCGAGGGCCTGGACCGGGGGGCCTTCGACTTTCTGCTCAAGCCCTGCGAACTGGAGGACCTCATGGAAAAGCTGAACGCCGCCGTGGGCGAGCGCGGAGAGGGCGCATGA
- a CDS encoding response regulator, translating into MSLRVLLVDDEAEFLETLCKRLARRDVEAFTADSGQAALDFLASGEVDVVVLDVKMPGMDGIETLKRIKALRPEQEVIMLTGHASMEAAIQGMQLGAFDYIMKPTDISQLLYKIEDARKKHGLKAGAGRRDGGGGR; encoded by the coding sequence ATGAGCCTGCGCGTGCTCCTGGTGGACGACGAGGCCGAGTTCCTGGAGACGCTCTGCAAGCGCCTGGCCCGGCGCGACGTGGAGGCCTTCACCGCCGACAGCGGCCAGGCCGCCTTGGACTTTCTGGCCTCGGGCGAGGTGGACGTGGTGGTCCTGGACGTGAAGATGCCCGGCATGGACGGCATCGAGACCCTCAAGCGGATCAAGGCGCTGCGGCCCGAGCAGGAGGTCATCATGCTCACCGGCCACGCCAGCATGGAGGCGGCCATCCAGGGCATGCAGCTGGGGGCCTTCGACTACATCATGAAGCCCACGGACATCAGCCAGCTGCTCTATAAGATCGAGGACGCCCGCAAGAAGCACGGGCTCAAGGCCGGGGCCGGCCGGCGCGACGGAGGCGGCGGCCGCTGA